Proteins encoded together in one Rhizobium leguminosarum bv. trifolii WSM1325 window:
- a CDS encoding General substrate transporter (PFAM: General substrate transporter~KEGG: rec:RHECIAT_PA0000031 putative ABC transporter, permease protein~SNP /replace=A~SNP /replace=T~SNP /replace=G~SNP /replace=C~SNP /replace=A) yields MATTSNYGPSSSSLERDARRIHDDKPVSPGSIAIGVVIGRMSEFFDFFVYGLASVLVFPQLIFPFAPDRLTGTLYSFAIFSLAFLARPVGSVVFMTIDRLYGRGTKLTIALFLLGGSTASIAFLPGYEEIGAWSIALLALFRLGQGFALGGAWDGLASLLALNAPAKHRGWYAMIPQLGAPIGFALASTLFGYFVANLSSEDFLSWGWRYPFFVAFAINVVALFARLRLVMTKEFGTLLEQHELEAAPILDVLRVHGRDILIGAFVPLASFAMFHLVTIFPLGWMSLYGNQPIGAFMVVQVVGAAVGIITIIASGLIADRIGRRAQLAICAVIIAVFSFIGPSLIASGNSGHDAFVIIGFGVLGLSFGQATGSISSRFGRGYRYTGAAFTSDLAWLIGAGFAPLVALSLSSRFGLTFVGYYLLSGAICTLAALAFSRALEQRE; encoded by the coding sequence ATGGCTACAACATCGAATTATGGACCATCGTCGTCGTCGCTGGAACGCGACGCGCGGCGCATTCACGACGACAAACCGGTTTCGCCTGGTAGTATCGCCATCGGCGTGGTGATCGGCCGCATGTCGGAATTCTTCGATTTCTTCGTTTACGGCCTCGCTTCGGTCCTGGTCTTTCCACAGCTGATCTTTCCCTTCGCGCCGGACAGGCTGACGGGTACGCTCTATTCCTTCGCCATCTTCTCGCTGGCCTTCCTGGCCCGCCCCGTCGGCTCCGTCGTCTTCATGACGATCGACCGGCTGTACGGCCGTGGCACCAAGCTGACGATCGCGCTCTTCCTGCTCGGCGGCTCCACCGCCTCGATCGCCTTCCTGCCGGGTTACGAGGAGATCGGCGCCTGGTCGATCGCATTGCTGGCGCTTTTCCGTCTCGGCCAGGGCTTCGCGCTCGGCGGCGCCTGGGACGGCCTTGCCTCGCTGCTTGCGCTCAACGCGCCGGCCAAGCACCGCGGCTGGTATGCGATGATCCCGCAGCTCGGCGCGCCGATCGGCTTTGCGCTGGCCAGCACCCTGTTCGGTTATTTCGTCGCCAATCTTTCCAGTGAGGATTTCCTCTCCTGGGGCTGGCGGTATCCCTTCTTCGTCGCCTTCGCGATCAACGTCGTGGCACTGTTTGCGCGGTTGCGCCTCGTCATGACCAAGGAATTCGGCACGCTGCTGGAACAGCACGAGCTGGAAGCAGCCCCTATCCTCGATGTGCTACGCGTTCACGGCCGCGACATCCTGATCGGCGCCTTCGTGCCGCTCGCGAGTTTTGCCATGTTCCACCTCGTCACCATCTTCCCGCTCGGCTGGATGAGCCTTTACGGCAACCAGCCGATCGGCGCCTTCATGGTGGTGCAGGTGGTCGGCGCCGCGGTCGGCATCATCACCATCATCGCCTCGGGCCTGATCGCCGACCGTATCGGCCGGCGCGCCCAGCTTGCAATCTGCGCCGTCATCATCGCCGTCTTCAGCTTTATCGGGCCGAGCCTGATTGCATCCGGCAATAGCGGCCATGACGCTTTCGTCATCATCGGCTTCGGCGTGCTCGGCCTTTCCTTCGGCCAGGCGACGGGCTCGATCTCGTCCCGCTTTGGCCGCGGCTATCGCTATACGGGTGCAGCCTTCACCTCGGATCTTGCCTGGTTGATCGGCGCCGGTTTTGCGCCGCTGGTGGCGCTCAGCCTTTCCAGCCGCTTCGGCCTGACCTTCGTCGGCTACTACCTGCTGTCCGGCGCCATCTGCACGCTTGCAGCCCTCGCCTTCAGCAGGGCACTGGAACAGCGCGAATAG
- a CDS encoding addiction module toxin, RelE/StbE family (TIGRFAM: addiction module toxin, RelE/StbE family~PFAM: plasmid stabilization system~KEGG: ret:RHE_PE00033 hypothetical protein): MIVKWLQQALLDREGQIRHIFAENPKAAIALDDVIRHQAQILGDHPEAGRGGRLDGTRELVIPRTAFLLIYRIDRNAQVEILRLLHGAQQWPPKR, from the coding sequence TTGATCGTCAAATGGCTGCAGCAGGCTCTCCTGGATCGGGAAGGTCAGATCCGGCACATCTTTGCTGAAAATCCAAAGGCTGCAATCGCATTGGATGATGTCATCCGACATCAAGCCCAAATACTTGGCGATCACCCCGAAGCAGGACGCGGTGGCCGTCTCGACGGAACGCGGGAATTGGTCATTCCGCGCACTGCATTTCTGCTGATCTATCGCATCGACAGAAACGCACAGGTAGAAATTTTGCGCCTTCTCCATGGTGCCCAGCAATGGCCGCCGAAACGCTGA
- a CDS encoding putative transcriptional regulator, Crp/Fnr family (PFAM: cyclic nucleotide-binding~SMART: cyclic nucleotide-binding~KEGG: rec:RHECIAT_PA0000036 putative transcriptional regulator protein) — protein sequence MLLRDEVEMLRRVPIFSRIAPAKLKLLAFTSDRMTYKAGQDLFHQGDVGDAAYVILTGTADIVVASPAGEIKVADVEPNSIVGEIAILCDVSRTATVRATSPLEVLRISKEHFLKLLSDFPEMAVEIMRVLADRLNHTTAELTAARAAKQPQMAQ from the coding sequence ATGCTGTTGAGAGACGAAGTCGAAATGCTGCGAAGGGTGCCGATCTTTTCAAGGATCGCGCCAGCAAAGCTCAAGCTTTTGGCCTTTACCTCCGATCGCATGACCTATAAGGCCGGGCAGGACCTCTTCCATCAGGGCGATGTCGGTGATGCCGCCTATGTCATCCTCACGGGTACGGCCGATATCGTCGTCGCCTCGCCGGCGGGCGAGATCAAGGTCGCTGACGTCGAACCCAATTCCATCGTCGGCGAAATCGCCATTCTCTGCGATGTCTCGCGCACGGCAACGGTGCGCGCCACCTCGCCGCTCGAAGTGCTGCGCATCAGCAAGGAGCACTTTCTGAAGCTGCTCAGCGATTTTCCGGAGATGGCCGTGGAAATCATGCGGGTGCTGGCCGACCGCCTGAACCACACCACGGCGGAACTGACCGCGGCCCGGGCGGCGAAACAGCCGCAAATGGCGCAGTAA
- a CDS encoding conserved hypothetical protein (KEGG: rec:RHECIAT_PA0000033 hypothetical protein), giving the protein MTAETIDHTTLSRLVEAGSVDAAHVVGKTGGWSVVIRYGKVERPLAAQRSRQVRVFKRMDTLVTYLKDVGISRFEVDAAGYAPETASRPDRAAALRRTHEAAEYDKWFRKQVEEAIREADDPNAVWISAQEAEERMDKLRAELFAQLESGDKAS; this is encoded by the coding sequence ATGACCGCGGAAACCATCGATCATACGACCCTTTCGCGCCTTGTCGAAGCAGGATCGGTCGATGCCGCGCATGTCGTTGGCAAGACCGGCGGCTGGTCCGTCGTCATCCGATACGGCAAGGTCGAGCGCCCGCTTGCCGCCCAACGCAGCCGGCAGGTGCGCGTGTTCAAGCGCATGGATACCTTGGTTACTTATCTCAAGGATGTCGGCATCTCGCGGTTCGAAGTCGATGCGGCCGGTTACGCTCCGGAGACGGCATCGCGGCCGGATCGGGCCGCAGCTCTGCGTCGTACTCATGAGGCGGCGGAATACGACAAGTGGTTCCGCAAACAGGTCGAGGAGGCGATCCGGGAAGCCGATGATCCGAACGCTGTCTGGATAAGTGCGCAGGAGGCCGAAGAGCGAATGGACAAGCTTCGGGCCGAACTGTTCGCGCAGTTGGAATCCGGAGATAAGGCTTCTTGA